One genomic window of Sebastes umbrosus isolate fSebUmb1 chromosome 15, fSebUmb1.pri, whole genome shotgun sequence includes the following:
- the LOC119502649 gene encoding sodium-driven chloride bicarbonate exchanger-like isoform X15 has product MDEPSEQMRPLLRSGLDEEALVDHGKSSFSTHTSYEREDLESHRAVYVGVHVPLGREGKRRHRHRGHKHHRKKRERDSEEGKEDGRESPTYDTPSQRVQFILGTEDDDLEHVPHDLFTEMDELSFRDGSATEWKETARWLKFEEDVEDGGERWSKPYVATLSLHSLFELRSCILNGTVMLDMRANSIEEIADMLIDNMVASGQLREDLREYVREAMLKKHHHQNERKLSNRIPLVRSIADIGPLVSRNSVPNNLDGHKPMERRPSKVDMNFMKKIPPGAEASNVLVGEVDFLEKPIIAFVRLSPAVLITGLTEVPVPTRFLFLLLGPHGKGPQYHEIGRSMATLMTDEIFHDVAYKAKDRTDLLSGIDEFLDQVTVLPPGEWDPTIRIEPPKNVPSQMKRKRPSQPNGSASPAGELDKEEDNHSGPELQRTGRIFGGLIMDIKRKLPFYWSDIRDSFSLQCLASVLFLYCACMSPVITFGGLLGEATKGNISAIESLFGASLTGVAYSLFSGQPLTILGSTGPVLVFEKILFKFCTDYGLSYLSLRTSIGLWTAFLCLVLVATDASSLVCYITRFTEEAFAALICIIFIYEALEKLFHLGEHYPVNMHNELDNLTLYSCQCSPPVNATDQVVQHWNRTGYSPDSIPWDNLNVSMCKELHGEFVGAACGHHGPYIPDVLFWSIILFFTTFFLSASLKQFKTERYFPTRVRSTISDFAVFITIMVMVLVDYLMGIPSPKLNVPDRFEPTSKNRGWLMDPLGENPWWTLLVAALPALLCTILIFMDQQITAVIINRKEHKLKKGCGYHLDLMVVAIMLGVCSIMGLPWFVAATVLSISHVNSLKVESGCSAPGEQPKFLGIREQRVTGFMIFVLMGCSVFMTSVLKFIPMPVLYGVFLYMGVSSLKGIQFFDRIKLFGMPSKHQPDLIYLRYVPLWKVHIFTLVQLTCLVLLWVIKASAAAVVFPMMVLALVFIRKLLDFFFTKREMSWLDDLIPESKKKKEDDKKKKAREKLASNAVFIQEEESRQEEEQAMGLKVSFESSNRLSIPVKELSGSSDSDPLILNISDEMDKTAMWKAVNSSAESCVQPVKRSESQEKVACVRVDVTPETPGGGSSTETFL; this is encoded by the exons GGTCTAGATGAGGAGGCACTAGTTGACCACGGGAAGAGCAGCTTCTCCACTCACACAAGCTATGAAAGGGAAGATTTGGAAA GTCACAGAGCAGTGTACGTAGGCGTCCACGTTCCTCTGGGAAGGGAGGGCAAACGGAGGCATCGTCACcgaggacacaaacaccaccgaaagaagcgagagagagactctGAGGAGGGGAAGGAAGATGGCAGGGAATCCCCCACTTATG ACACACCATCCCAGCGGGTCCAGTTCATCCTGGGTACAGAGGACGACGACCTCGAGCACGTCCCCCATGACCTCTTCACCGAGATGGACGAGCTCTCCTTCAGAGATGGCAGTGCCACTGAATGGAAGGAGACCGCCAG ATGGCTGAAGTTTGAGGAGGATGTGGAAGACGGTGGGGAGAGGTGGAGTAAGCCCTATGTGGCTACGTTATCACTACACAGCTTGTTTGAACTGCGCAGCTGCATACTCAATGGCACAGTCATGCTGGATATGAGGGCCAACAGTATAGAGGAAATTGCAG ACATGCTGATAGACAACATGGTGGCGTCAGGCCAGCTGAGGGAGGATTTGCGCGAATACGTGCGGGAAGCCATGCTGAAGAAACACCACCACCAGAACGAGCGAAAACTCAGCAATCGCATCCCTCTGGTGCGCTCCATCGCTGACATAG GACCACTGGTGTCTCGGAACTCTGTCCCGAACAACCTGGATGGGCATAAGCCGATGGAGAGGAGACCTTCGAAA GTGGACatgaatttcatgaaaaagattCCTCCGGGTGCCGAAGCCTCCAACGTACTGGTGGGAGAAGTGGACTTCCTGGAGAAGCCCATAATTGCCTTTGTACGGCTGTCCCCCGCGGTCCTGATCACAGGCCTCACAGAGGTGCCGGTGCCCACGAG gtttcttttcctgcttttgGGTCCTCACGGCAAAGGGCCTCAGTACCATGAGATTGGCAGATCCATGGCCACACTAATGACAGATGag ATTTTCCACGACGTGGCATACAAGGCCAAAGACCGAACGGATCTACTGTCGGGGATAGACGAGTTCCTTGATCAAGTGACTGTCCTGCCTCCTGGAGAATGGGACCCTACGATCCGGATTGAGCCCCCCAAGAATGTCCCCTCTCAG atgaagaggaagagaccgTCCCAACCCAACGGCTCTGCGTCTCCAGCTGGAGAGCTGGATAAGGAAGAGGACAACCACTCAGGGCCTGAGCTGCAGAGGACCGGGAG GATATTTGGAGGTCTGATCATGGACATCAAGCGGAAGTTACCGTTCTACTGGAGCGACATCAGAGACTCCTTCAGTCTGCAGTGTCTAGCCTCCGTCCTGTTCCTCTACTGCGCCTGCATGTCCCCCGTCATCACGTTTGGAGGTCTGCTCGGGGAGGCAACAAAAGGAAACATA AGTGCCATAGAGTCTCTGTTTGGGGCCTCGCTGACAGGCGTGGCGTACTCCCTCTTCTCAGGCCAGCCCCTCACTATTCTCGGCAGCACGGGCCCCGTTTTAGTGTTTGAGAAGATCCTCTTCAAGTTCTGCAC TGACTACGGCCTGTCCTACCTGTCTCTGCGGACCAGCATCGGTCTGTGGACGGCCTTCCTGTGTCTGGTCCTGGTGGCCACGGATGCTAGCTCCCTGGTGTGCTACATCACCCGATTCACAGAGGAGGCCTTCGCCGCACTCATCTGCATCATCTTCATCTACGAGGCTCTGGAGAAGCTCTTTCACCTGGGAGAACACTACCCTGTCAACATGCACAACGAATTGGACAACCTCACCCTGTATTC GTGTCAGTGCTCTCCGCCAGTCAACGCCACAGATCAGGTCGTGCAGCACTGGAACCGGACAGGATACAGCCCAGACTCCATCCCATGGGACAACCTCAATGTTTCG ATGTGTAAGGAACTCCATGGGGAGTTTGTGGGTGCTGCCTGCGGTCATCATGGGCCCTACATCCCAGATGTTCTCTTCTGGTCCATCATCCTCTTCTTCACCACCTTCTTCCTGTCCGCCTCTCTTAAGCAGTTCAAGACGGAGAGATACTTTCCCACCAGG GTGCGATCCACTATCAGTGACTTCGCTGTGTTTATAACCATCATGGTCATGGTGTTGGTGGACTACCTGATGGGGATCCCTTCTCCTAAACTGAATGTTCCTGACCGCTTTGAG CCGACTTCAAAAAACAGAGGCTGGCTGATGGACCCGTTAGGAGAAAATCCGTGGTGGACGCTGCTGGTGGCGGCGCTTCCTGCCCTGCTCTGCACCATCCTCATCTTTATGGACCAGCAGATCACTGCAGTCATCATCAACCGCAAGGAGCACAAGCTCAAG AAAGGCTGTGGCTATCACCTGGATTTGATGGTAGTGGCGATCATGCTGGGCGTGTGCTCCATTATGGGCCTGCCGTGGTTCGTGGCTGCGACCgtcctctccatctcccacGTTAACAGCCTGAAGGTGGAGTCCGGCTGCTCCGCTCCGGGAGAGCAGCCCAAGTTCCTGGGCATCCGGGAGCAGCGGGTCACCGGGTTCATGATCTTTGTCCTCATGGGTTGTTCTGTTTTCATGACATCGGTGCTCAAG TTTATTCCTATGCCAGTCCTGTACGGAGTCTTCCTCTACATGGGTGTCTCTTCCCTCAAAGGCATTCAA TTCTTTGACAGAATCAAGCTGTTCGGCATGCCTTCCAAACACCAACCCGATCTGATCTATCTGCGCTACGTCCCCCTGTGGAAGGTCCACATCTTCACCCTGGTGCAGCTCACCTGTTTGGTGCTGCTCTGGGTCATCAAGGCCTCTGCAGCGGCGGTTGTGTTTCCCATGATG GTTCTGGCGCTGGTCTTTATCCGAAAGCTTCTAGACTTTTTCTTCACAAAGAGAGAAATGAGCTGGCTGGATGACTTGATTCCGGAaagcaagaagaagaaagaggacgacaagaaaaagaaagcacGAGAAAAGCTG GCTTCCAATGCTGTTTTCATTCAGGAGGAAGAGTCCAGACAAGAGGAAGAACAGGCGATGGGGCTGAAGGTCAGCTTTGAAAGCTCCAACCGGCTCAGCATCCCAGTGAAAGAGCTCTCGGGGAG TTCTGATTCTGACCCCTTGATTCTAAATATCTCTGATGAAATGGACAAAACGGCAATGTGGAAAGCAGTGAACTCGAGTGCAGAGTCATGTGTCCAACCTGTGAAGCGTAGTGAAAG CCAGGAGAAGGTGGCCTGCGTTAGAGTCGACGTCACCCCAGAAACACCGGGAGGGGGCTCCTCTACCGAGACCTTCCTGTGA
- the LOC119502649 gene encoding electroneutral sodium bicarbonate exchanger 1-like isoform X12, which produces MDEPSEQMRPLLRSGLDEEALVDHGKSSFSTHTSYEREDLESHRAVYVGVHVPLGREGKRRHRHRGHKHHRKKRERDSEEGKEDGRESPTYDTPSQRVQFILGTEDDDLEHVPHDLFTEMDELSFRDGSATEWKETARWLKFEEDVEDGGERWSKPYVATLSLHSLFELRSCILNGTVMLDMRANSIEEIADMLIDNMVASGQLREDLREYVREAMLKKHHHQNERKLSNRIPLVRSIADIGPLVSRNSVPNNLDGHKPMERRPSKVGVSRESSSVDFSKVDMNFMKKIPPGAEASNVLVGEVDFLEKPIIAFVRLSPAVLITGLTEVPVPTRFLFLLLGPHGKGPQYHEIGRSMATLMTDEIFHDVAYKAKDRTDLLSGIDEFLDQVTVLPPGEWDPTIRIEPPKNVPSQMKRKRPSQPNGSASPAGELDKEEDNHSGPELQRTGRIFGGLIMDIKRKLPFYWSDIRDSFSLQCLASVLFLYCACMSPVITFGGLLGEATKGNISAIESLFGASLTGVAYSLFSGQPLTILGSTGPVLVFEKILFKFCTDYGLSYLSLRTSIGLWTAFLCLVLVATDASSLVCYITRFTEEAFAALICIIFIYEALEKLFHLGEHYPVNMHNELDNLTLYSCQCSPPVNATDQVVQHWNRTGYSPDSIPWDNLNVSMCKELHGEFVGAACGHHGPYIPDVLFWSIILFFTTFFLSASLKQFKTERYFPTRVRSTISDFAVFITIMVMVLVDYLMGIPSPKLNVPDRFEPTSKNRGWLMDPLGENPWWTLLVAALPALLCTILIFMDQQITAVIINRKEHKLKKGCGYHLDLMVVAIMLGVCSIMGLPWFVAATVLSISHVNSLKVESGCSAPGEQPKFLGIREQRVTGFMIFVLMGCSVFMTSVLKFIPMPVLYGVFLYMGVSSLKGIQFFDRIKLFGMPSKHQPDLIYLRYVPLWKVHIFTLVQLTCLVLLWVIKASAAAVVFPMMVLALVFIRKLLDFFFTKREMSWLDDLIPESKKKKEDDKKKKAREKLASNAVFIQEEESRQEEEQAMGLKVSFESSNRLSIPVKELSGSSDSDPLILNISDEMDKTAMWKAVNSSAESCVQPVKRSESQEKVACVRVDVTPETPGGGSSTETFL; this is translated from the exons GGTCTAGATGAGGAGGCACTAGTTGACCACGGGAAGAGCAGCTTCTCCACTCACACAAGCTATGAAAGGGAAGATTTGGAAA GTCACAGAGCAGTGTACGTAGGCGTCCACGTTCCTCTGGGAAGGGAGGGCAAACGGAGGCATCGTCACcgaggacacaaacaccaccgaaagaagcgagagagagactctGAGGAGGGGAAGGAAGATGGCAGGGAATCCCCCACTTATG ACACACCATCCCAGCGGGTCCAGTTCATCCTGGGTACAGAGGACGACGACCTCGAGCACGTCCCCCATGACCTCTTCACCGAGATGGACGAGCTCTCCTTCAGAGATGGCAGTGCCACTGAATGGAAGGAGACCGCCAG ATGGCTGAAGTTTGAGGAGGATGTGGAAGACGGTGGGGAGAGGTGGAGTAAGCCCTATGTGGCTACGTTATCACTACACAGCTTGTTTGAACTGCGCAGCTGCATACTCAATGGCACAGTCATGCTGGATATGAGGGCCAACAGTATAGAGGAAATTGCAG ACATGCTGATAGACAACATGGTGGCGTCAGGCCAGCTGAGGGAGGATTTGCGCGAATACGTGCGGGAAGCCATGCTGAAGAAACACCACCACCAGAACGAGCGAAAACTCAGCAATCGCATCCCTCTGGTGCGCTCCATCGCTGACATAG GACCACTGGTGTCTCGGAACTCTGTCCCGAACAACCTGGATGGGCATAAGCCGATGGAGAGGAGACCTTCGAAAGTAGGGGTCAGTAGAGAAAGCAGCAGTGTCGACTTCAGCAAG GTGGACatgaatttcatgaaaaagattCCTCCGGGTGCCGAAGCCTCCAACGTACTGGTGGGAGAAGTGGACTTCCTGGAGAAGCCCATAATTGCCTTTGTACGGCTGTCCCCCGCGGTCCTGATCACAGGCCTCACAGAGGTGCCGGTGCCCACGAG gtttcttttcctgcttttgGGTCCTCACGGCAAAGGGCCTCAGTACCATGAGATTGGCAGATCCATGGCCACACTAATGACAGATGag ATTTTCCACGACGTGGCATACAAGGCCAAAGACCGAACGGATCTACTGTCGGGGATAGACGAGTTCCTTGATCAAGTGACTGTCCTGCCTCCTGGAGAATGGGACCCTACGATCCGGATTGAGCCCCCCAAGAATGTCCCCTCTCAG atgaagaggaagagaccgTCCCAACCCAACGGCTCTGCGTCTCCAGCTGGAGAGCTGGATAAGGAAGAGGACAACCACTCAGGGCCTGAGCTGCAGAGGACCGGGAG GATATTTGGAGGTCTGATCATGGACATCAAGCGGAAGTTACCGTTCTACTGGAGCGACATCAGAGACTCCTTCAGTCTGCAGTGTCTAGCCTCCGTCCTGTTCCTCTACTGCGCCTGCATGTCCCCCGTCATCACGTTTGGAGGTCTGCTCGGGGAGGCAACAAAAGGAAACATA AGTGCCATAGAGTCTCTGTTTGGGGCCTCGCTGACAGGCGTGGCGTACTCCCTCTTCTCAGGCCAGCCCCTCACTATTCTCGGCAGCACGGGCCCCGTTTTAGTGTTTGAGAAGATCCTCTTCAAGTTCTGCAC TGACTACGGCCTGTCCTACCTGTCTCTGCGGACCAGCATCGGTCTGTGGACGGCCTTCCTGTGTCTGGTCCTGGTGGCCACGGATGCTAGCTCCCTGGTGTGCTACATCACCCGATTCACAGAGGAGGCCTTCGCCGCACTCATCTGCATCATCTTCATCTACGAGGCTCTGGAGAAGCTCTTTCACCTGGGAGAACACTACCCTGTCAACATGCACAACGAATTGGACAACCTCACCCTGTATTC GTGTCAGTGCTCTCCGCCAGTCAACGCCACAGATCAGGTCGTGCAGCACTGGAACCGGACAGGATACAGCCCAGACTCCATCCCATGGGACAACCTCAATGTTTCG ATGTGTAAGGAACTCCATGGGGAGTTTGTGGGTGCTGCCTGCGGTCATCATGGGCCCTACATCCCAGATGTTCTCTTCTGGTCCATCATCCTCTTCTTCACCACCTTCTTCCTGTCCGCCTCTCTTAAGCAGTTCAAGACGGAGAGATACTTTCCCACCAGG GTGCGATCCACTATCAGTGACTTCGCTGTGTTTATAACCATCATGGTCATGGTGTTGGTGGACTACCTGATGGGGATCCCTTCTCCTAAACTGAATGTTCCTGACCGCTTTGAG CCGACTTCAAAAAACAGAGGCTGGCTGATGGACCCGTTAGGAGAAAATCCGTGGTGGACGCTGCTGGTGGCGGCGCTTCCTGCCCTGCTCTGCACCATCCTCATCTTTATGGACCAGCAGATCACTGCAGTCATCATCAACCGCAAGGAGCACAAGCTCAAG AAAGGCTGTGGCTATCACCTGGATTTGATGGTAGTGGCGATCATGCTGGGCGTGTGCTCCATTATGGGCCTGCCGTGGTTCGTGGCTGCGACCgtcctctccatctcccacGTTAACAGCCTGAAGGTGGAGTCCGGCTGCTCCGCTCCGGGAGAGCAGCCCAAGTTCCTGGGCATCCGGGAGCAGCGGGTCACCGGGTTCATGATCTTTGTCCTCATGGGTTGTTCTGTTTTCATGACATCGGTGCTCAAG TTTATTCCTATGCCAGTCCTGTACGGAGTCTTCCTCTACATGGGTGTCTCTTCCCTCAAAGGCATTCAA TTCTTTGACAGAATCAAGCTGTTCGGCATGCCTTCCAAACACCAACCCGATCTGATCTATCTGCGCTACGTCCCCCTGTGGAAGGTCCACATCTTCACCCTGGTGCAGCTCACCTGTTTGGTGCTGCTCTGGGTCATCAAGGCCTCTGCAGCGGCGGTTGTGTTTCCCATGATG GTTCTGGCGCTGGTCTTTATCCGAAAGCTTCTAGACTTTTTCTTCACAAAGAGAGAAATGAGCTGGCTGGATGACTTGATTCCGGAaagcaagaagaagaaagaggacgacaagaaaaagaaagcacGAGAAAAGCTG GCTTCCAATGCTGTTTTCATTCAGGAGGAAGAGTCCAGACAAGAGGAAGAACAGGCGATGGGGCTGAAGGTCAGCTTTGAAAGCTCCAACCGGCTCAGCATCCCAGTGAAAGAGCTCTCGGGGAG TTCTGATTCTGACCCCTTGATTCTAAATATCTCTGATGAAATGGACAAAACGGCAATGTGGAAAGCAGTGAACTCGAGTGCAGAGTCATGTGTCCAACCTGTGAAGCGTAGTGAAAG CCAGGAGAAGGTGGCCTGCGTTAGAGTCGACGTCACCCCAGAAACACCGGGAGGGGGCTCCTCTACCGAGACCTTCCTGTGA
- the LOC119502649 gene encoding sodium-driven chloride bicarbonate exchanger-like isoform X14: protein MDEPSEQMRPLLRSGLDEEALVDHGKSSFSTHTSYEREDLESHRAVYVGVHVPLGREGKRRHRHRGHKHHRKKRERDSEEGKEDGRESPTYDTPSQRVQFILGTEDDDLEHVPHDLFTEMDELSFRDGSATEWKETARWLKFEEDVEDGGERWSKPYVATLSLHSLFELRSCILNGTVMLDMRANSIEEIADMLIDNMVASGQLREDLREYVREAMLKKHHHQNERKLSNRIPLVRSIADIGPLVSRNSVPNNLDGHKPMERRPSKVGVDMNFMKKIPPGAEASNVLVGEVDFLEKPIIAFVRLSPAVLITGLTEVPVPTRFLFLLLGPHGKGPQYHEIGRSMATLMTDEIFHDVAYKAKDRTDLLSGIDEFLDQVTVLPPGEWDPTIRIEPPKNVPSQMKRKRPSQPNGSASPAGELDKEEDNHSGPELQRTGRIFGGLIMDIKRKLPFYWSDIRDSFSLQCLASVLFLYCACMSPVITFGGLLGEATKGNISAIESLFGASLTGVAYSLFSGQPLTILGSTGPVLVFEKILFKFCTDYGLSYLSLRTSIGLWTAFLCLVLVATDASSLVCYITRFTEEAFAALICIIFIYEALEKLFHLGEHYPVNMHNELDNLTLYSCQCSPPVNATDQVVQHWNRTGYSPDSIPWDNLNVSMCKELHGEFVGAACGHHGPYIPDVLFWSIILFFTTFFLSASLKQFKTERYFPTRVRSTISDFAVFITIMVMVLVDYLMGIPSPKLNVPDRFEPTSKNRGWLMDPLGENPWWTLLVAALPALLCTILIFMDQQITAVIINRKEHKLKKGCGYHLDLMVVAIMLGVCSIMGLPWFVAATVLSISHVNSLKVESGCSAPGEQPKFLGIREQRVTGFMIFVLMGCSVFMTSVLKFIPMPVLYGVFLYMGVSSLKGIQFFDRIKLFGMPSKHQPDLIYLRYVPLWKVHIFTLVQLTCLVLLWVIKASAAAVVFPMMVLALVFIRKLLDFFFTKREMSWLDDLIPESKKKKEDDKKKKAREKLASNAVFIQEEESRQEEEQAMGLKVSFESSNRLSIPVKELSGSSDSDPLILNISDEMDKTAMWKAVNSSAESCVQPVKRSESQEKVACVRVDVTPETPGGGSSTETFL from the exons GGTCTAGATGAGGAGGCACTAGTTGACCACGGGAAGAGCAGCTTCTCCACTCACACAAGCTATGAAAGGGAAGATTTGGAAA GTCACAGAGCAGTGTACGTAGGCGTCCACGTTCCTCTGGGAAGGGAGGGCAAACGGAGGCATCGTCACcgaggacacaaacaccaccgaaagaagcgagagagagactctGAGGAGGGGAAGGAAGATGGCAGGGAATCCCCCACTTATG ACACACCATCCCAGCGGGTCCAGTTCATCCTGGGTACAGAGGACGACGACCTCGAGCACGTCCCCCATGACCTCTTCACCGAGATGGACGAGCTCTCCTTCAGAGATGGCAGTGCCACTGAATGGAAGGAGACCGCCAG ATGGCTGAAGTTTGAGGAGGATGTGGAAGACGGTGGGGAGAGGTGGAGTAAGCCCTATGTGGCTACGTTATCACTACACAGCTTGTTTGAACTGCGCAGCTGCATACTCAATGGCACAGTCATGCTGGATATGAGGGCCAACAGTATAGAGGAAATTGCAG ACATGCTGATAGACAACATGGTGGCGTCAGGCCAGCTGAGGGAGGATTTGCGCGAATACGTGCGGGAAGCCATGCTGAAGAAACACCACCACCAGAACGAGCGAAAACTCAGCAATCGCATCCCTCTGGTGCGCTCCATCGCTGACATAG GACCACTGGTGTCTCGGAACTCTGTCCCGAACAACCTGGATGGGCATAAGCCGATGGAGAGGAGACCTTCGAAAGTAGGG GTGGACatgaatttcatgaaaaagattCCTCCGGGTGCCGAAGCCTCCAACGTACTGGTGGGAGAAGTGGACTTCCTGGAGAAGCCCATAATTGCCTTTGTACGGCTGTCCCCCGCGGTCCTGATCACAGGCCTCACAGAGGTGCCGGTGCCCACGAG gtttcttttcctgcttttgGGTCCTCACGGCAAAGGGCCTCAGTACCATGAGATTGGCAGATCCATGGCCACACTAATGACAGATGag ATTTTCCACGACGTGGCATACAAGGCCAAAGACCGAACGGATCTACTGTCGGGGATAGACGAGTTCCTTGATCAAGTGACTGTCCTGCCTCCTGGAGAATGGGACCCTACGATCCGGATTGAGCCCCCCAAGAATGTCCCCTCTCAG atgaagaggaagagaccgTCCCAACCCAACGGCTCTGCGTCTCCAGCTGGAGAGCTGGATAAGGAAGAGGACAACCACTCAGGGCCTGAGCTGCAGAGGACCGGGAG GATATTTGGAGGTCTGATCATGGACATCAAGCGGAAGTTACCGTTCTACTGGAGCGACATCAGAGACTCCTTCAGTCTGCAGTGTCTAGCCTCCGTCCTGTTCCTCTACTGCGCCTGCATGTCCCCCGTCATCACGTTTGGAGGTCTGCTCGGGGAGGCAACAAAAGGAAACATA AGTGCCATAGAGTCTCTGTTTGGGGCCTCGCTGACAGGCGTGGCGTACTCCCTCTTCTCAGGCCAGCCCCTCACTATTCTCGGCAGCACGGGCCCCGTTTTAGTGTTTGAGAAGATCCTCTTCAAGTTCTGCAC TGACTACGGCCTGTCCTACCTGTCTCTGCGGACCAGCATCGGTCTGTGGACGGCCTTCCTGTGTCTGGTCCTGGTGGCCACGGATGCTAGCTCCCTGGTGTGCTACATCACCCGATTCACAGAGGAGGCCTTCGCCGCACTCATCTGCATCATCTTCATCTACGAGGCTCTGGAGAAGCTCTTTCACCTGGGAGAACACTACCCTGTCAACATGCACAACGAATTGGACAACCTCACCCTGTATTC GTGTCAGTGCTCTCCGCCAGTCAACGCCACAGATCAGGTCGTGCAGCACTGGAACCGGACAGGATACAGCCCAGACTCCATCCCATGGGACAACCTCAATGTTTCG ATGTGTAAGGAACTCCATGGGGAGTTTGTGGGTGCTGCCTGCGGTCATCATGGGCCCTACATCCCAGATGTTCTCTTCTGGTCCATCATCCTCTTCTTCACCACCTTCTTCCTGTCCGCCTCTCTTAAGCAGTTCAAGACGGAGAGATACTTTCCCACCAGG GTGCGATCCACTATCAGTGACTTCGCTGTGTTTATAACCATCATGGTCATGGTGTTGGTGGACTACCTGATGGGGATCCCTTCTCCTAAACTGAATGTTCCTGACCGCTTTGAG CCGACTTCAAAAAACAGAGGCTGGCTGATGGACCCGTTAGGAGAAAATCCGTGGTGGACGCTGCTGGTGGCGGCGCTTCCTGCCCTGCTCTGCACCATCCTCATCTTTATGGACCAGCAGATCACTGCAGTCATCATCAACCGCAAGGAGCACAAGCTCAAG AAAGGCTGTGGCTATCACCTGGATTTGATGGTAGTGGCGATCATGCTGGGCGTGTGCTCCATTATGGGCCTGCCGTGGTTCGTGGCTGCGACCgtcctctccatctcccacGTTAACAGCCTGAAGGTGGAGTCCGGCTGCTCCGCTCCGGGAGAGCAGCCCAAGTTCCTGGGCATCCGGGAGCAGCGGGTCACCGGGTTCATGATCTTTGTCCTCATGGGTTGTTCTGTTTTCATGACATCGGTGCTCAAG TTTATTCCTATGCCAGTCCTGTACGGAGTCTTCCTCTACATGGGTGTCTCTTCCCTCAAAGGCATTCAA TTCTTTGACAGAATCAAGCTGTTCGGCATGCCTTCCAAACACCAACCCGATCTGATCTATCTGCGCTACGTCCCCCTGTGGAAGGTCCACATCTTCACCCTGGTGCAGCTCACCTGTTTGGTGCTGCTCTGGGTCATCAAGGCCTCTGCAGCGGCGGTTGTGTTTCCCATGATG GTTCTGGCGCTGGTCTTTATCCGAAAGCTTCTAGACTTTTTCTTCACAAAGAGAGAAATGAGCTGGCTGGATGACTTGATTCCGGAaagcaagaagaagaaagaggacgacaagaaaaagaaagcacGAGAAAAGCTG GCTTCCAATGCTGTTTTCATTCAGGAGGAAGAGTCCAGACAAGAGGAAGAACAGGCGATGGGGCTGAAGGTCAGCTTTGAAAGCTCCAACCGGCTCAGCATCCCAGTGAAAGAGCTCTCGGGGAG TTCTGATTCTGACCCCTTGATTCTAAATATCTCTGATGAAATGGACAAAACGGCAATGTGGAAAGCAGTGAACTCGAGTGCAGAGTCATGTGTCCAACCTGTGAAGCGTAGTGAAAG CCAGGAGAAGGTGGCCTGCGTTAGAGTCGACGTCACCCCAGAAACACCGGGAGGGGGCTCCTCTACCGAGACCTTCCTGTGA